In Zetaproteobacteria bacterium, the genomic window GCAGCCGCTCGATCAGGTTGCGCCCCGGGCCGTAGATGCCGCTGATGCGGAAGAGTTCCACCGGCGCGCCGCTGCCGCGCCAAGCGCGCTCCGCCTCCAACCGCGCCGCGCCGCGTCCGTCGACGGCGAGGTTGGTGGAGGCCTCGTCGACCCATCCCCCCGCCGCATCCCCGTAGACACCGGTCGAGGAGAGGTAGCCGGCCCAGCGCAGGCGCGGCATGGAGGCGACCAGACGATCCACCCAGCGCAACTGCGGCGCCCGCCACCCCTGCGCCGTCCGCTCCAGCGGGATGGAGTCGATCACCGCCTCACAGTCGGCCAGCACACCCGGCGCCAGCGCCTCCGGCCCCTGCGCCGCCACCGCAATCCCCACGGCCCGCAGCCGCTCCGCCCGCACCGCATCGCGGGTGGTGGCCGCCACCCGCACGCCTGCCTGCGTCAGGCGCCGCGCCAGCCGAAGGCCGACATAACCGCAGCCGAGGATCAACAGGGTTGCAGGAAGGCGGTCCAGCTAGTTCCGCCCCATGCGCATCTCGAAATCCTCCGGGAAGACGGCGTTGGCGTAGGCATCCTCGTAGGAAACCACCCCATCCTCGACCAGCATCTGCAGGTGCTGGTCGAAGCTCTGGGTACCGTAGATGCGATGCCCCTCCTCCAGTGCGCGCGGGATCTCCTGCGCCTTCTCCTCCCAATCGAGGATGAACTGGCGGATCACCGCGTTGGCGATCAGGATCTCCATCGCCGCCACCCGCCCCTTGCCGCTCTTG contains:
- a CDS encoding SDR family NAD(P)-dependent oxidoreductase, translating into MILGCGYVGLRLARRLTQAGVRVAATTRDAVRAERLRAVGIAVAAQGPEALAPGVLADCEAVIDSIPLERTAQGWRAPQLRWVDRLVASMPRLRWAGYLSSTGVYGDAAGGWVDEASTNLAVDGRGAARLEAERAWRGSGAPVELFRISGIYGPGRNLIERL